Part of the Terrisporobacter glycolicus ATCC 14880 = DSM 1288 genome is shown below.
ATGTCTGATAATCTTATTCTTATGTTAGATGATATTGTATCAACTTTAACAGATAATAAGATTAAAGAAATTCAAAATAATTTTATGACTATATTCAAAAAAATTATACAAAAAGATAATTTCATTGACTTTATTAATGTAGATAGTAAATTTAATGTTTCGTTATATATAAATAAAATGTACTCTTCTTTAGAAATAGAAAATTTAATTAGTAACATAGGCTATGATGAAATGGAGAAAAAATTAGGTAAGCTATTCTTCCAAGATTTATTTGAAATATATAATGTTGAAAATAAAACTGATCTATCATCTGCTATAAAAAATAATACTCAATCTTCATTCCTAGATTTGAGAACAAAAATTGATATTAACGGATTCTCTAGTGGAGAAAAACAAATCTATATACTTTGTCTATATTGGGCTTTAATTAAGTCATCCGATATAGAAATACCATTTATTATAGATACTCCTTATGCTAGGATAGATGAAACTCATAGAAATAATATTACTAGTGAATATTTATCTAGTATTAGTAATCAAGTTATTATACTATCTACAAATACAGAAATTGATGAGAAGTCGTATAGAGAAATCAAACCAAAATTAAACGGTGAATATCTAATCGAATATGATGATAAAAATAGAAAAACAATACAAAGTAAAGGATACTTTTTTGAGGTGTAATTATGGGATTTAGACTTAAAACTTCATTAGAAACAAAAGAGATATTTGAAGAGTTAGGTAGTCGAATGAACTTAAAACCATTTGCTTTATCTAAGCTAGCTATTTCAATGTCTCTAACTAATAATGAACCAATTGAAAATTATAAGAGTCTTGATAATAATGGCCTTGAACTTAATAGACAAACTATTACAGCTCAATATGATTTATTATTTAAAACTCTGATAGAACAACATGCCGGCAAGCATCTTACTGACGATGAGTACTTCCCTACTCATGCTAAACTTCATATTGATCGTGGTGCTGTTATGTTGAAGAATCGATATAATTATTCTAGTAACATGGAACATTTTATTAATCAGATAATACAAAATGATATTAGTATATAAAAAAGCCTCTACTTAAATATTTTAAGTAGAGGCTTTTAATTATTTTCTTTTTAATACATCTTCGTAAAATACTTTTGCTAATTTTTTAGCTCTTTCTTCTATTTTATTTTTATTGAATTCTTTAACAGATTTGTATTCTTCTATAAATTTATTTATAAACTTATAATCAGATTCATCATATGCATCTATTTTTTTGCTAAATTCATCATCACCTATTTTTGAATTTATATAATTTTCAAGTAGAATTAAATTCCCTATGTTAAAGGTATTTTCATCTTCTTTATTCTCAGGTAATATATGTTCTACAGATCCATTTCTCTTTTGTACATCCTCATCTGAGTAATATTTTTCAATATTATATAAAACATACTTTGAAAGCATATTATTTTTTTTAACTTTGTTTGTTTTCCTTTTAACACTCTTTTCCCTAAACTCTAATTTTATGAAAGCCTCTTCAAATTCTGAATAAGATGGGTATATACTATCCAATTCTTGTTTTAGATTATCTATCGCTTTATTTACTTCATCTTTCGTCTTTGAATTAAATAAACACTTCGAAAAATTAGTAAATTTATTTGTAAGCGCAGAACCTCTTTTTCCACATAATCCTATATATACAAAATGAAATTGATGTAAATAAGTTAATATCTCTTTAAATTTCTTTCCACTTAATATGCCTTTTTCGTTTTCTACAAACATAGATTTTTTATGAACTTCAATATATTTATATGTAAATCTACAGCTAAATAATGATAGTAATGCTATCCTTACTTGAGAAACGTCTAATGTATTATTAAAGTACTCTAAGTGTTCTACTATATAATCATACTGTTGTTTATTACCATAATGTTGTCTAGCCGGAAACAATAGTTTCATATAAATTTTAGACATATACTCCATATCTTCTATAAAGTCTTTGTATCCAGACTTATTAACTAGATTTATAAAATCAGAATAAATTTCATTTTCACTACTATTCTTATATTTTGATTTCCAATAATGATTAAAAAATACTGGAAATTCAACAGCACTATCTTCATGAAGTAAATTATCTTTTATATTACACCATACATTATACGCATGATCTGTAGGATTCACAGTATTCAACTCTTTAAAGATTGTATTTTTAATTATGTCTATAGAATCTAATTTCTTGCCTCTTCCGTTTAATATTTCGAATATTGTATTTGAATCTTTTCTGTCAGTTACAATAATACATATTATTTTACTTCCT
Proteins encoded:
- a CDS encoding DndE family protein, with amino-acid sequence MGFRLKTSLETKEIFEELGSRMNLKPFALSKLAISMSLTNNEPIENYKSLDNNGLELNRQTITAQYDLLFKTLIEQHAGKHLTDDEYFPTHAKLHIDRGAVMLKNRYNYSSNMEHFINQIIQNDISI
- a CDS encoding DUF262 domain-containing protein is translated as MSFLFENWNVGSLLTNNKRILKIPRYQRDYSWEKKEVSEFINDILKGLKIVDSKVKTSDYFFGTALLAGNNEEQGGELEVIDGQQRITTMTILLSALAKTFYEIPEKKLGDKVWEYVMAEDDDGDIYNILSTDTKGDFFEYLIQMKGKCKKNPVDEEQERILLAYDEFRSILSEENLKKRLEKIHKSESFRDIEYVELLKGIRHQLIGSKIICIIVTDRKDSNTIFEILNGRGKKLDSIDIIKNTIFKELNTVNPTDHAYNVWCNIKDNLLHEDSAVEFPVFFNHYWKSKYKNSSENEIYSDFINLVNKSGYKDFIEDMEYMSKIYMKLLFPARQHYGNKQQYDYIVEHLEYFNNTLDVSQVRIALLSLFSCRFTYKYIEVHKKSMFVENEKGILSGKKFKEILTYLHQFHFVYIGLCGKRGSALTNKFTNFSKCLFNSKTKDEVNKAIDNLKQELDSIYPSYSEFEEAFIKLEFREKSVKRKTNKVKKNNMLSKYVLYNIEKYYSDEDVQKRNGSVEHILPENKEDENTFNIGNLILLENYINSKIGDDEFSKKIDAYDESDYKFINKFIEEYKSVKEFNKNKIEERAKKLAKVFYEDVLKRK